One region of Mesobacillus boroniphilus genomic DNA includes:
- a CDS encoding RNA polymerase sigma factor — MDRSELIQRIRNGEDSAFAELVNPLIEKSYRTSYSIVRSKEQAEEVVQNAMIEAYQNIMAGKEITYFTTWFYKLVSHRSIDFLRKNGRLKETMGELEYIKDRREVLDTVIREETDLEIKQGIDSLKNADYRNILLLYYYQDFSIQEVSEMLGIKTSTVKSHLRRARHALKEKLLESQIIGVNV; from the coding sequence ATGGATCGGTCGGAGCTAATTCAAAGGATTCGCAATGGAGAGGATTCTGCATTTGCTGAACTTGTAAATCCACTAATAGAAAAGAGCTACAGGACGAGTTACAGTATTGTCAGGTCTAAGGAGCAGGCGGAGGAAGTTGTCCAGAATGCAATGATTGAAGCATATCAAAATATAATGGCCGGAAAAGAAATCACCTATTTTACAACTTGGTTTTATAAGTTGGTTTCTCATCGCTCCATTGATTTTTTAAGGAAAAATGGAAGATTAAAAGAGACTATGGGCGAGTTGGAATACATAAAGGACAGGAGAGAAGTTCTTGATACGGTCATACGAGAGGAAACCGACCTTGAAATAAAACAGGGAATAGATTCCCTTAAGAACGCTGATTACCGGAATATCCTTCTCCTTTATTATTATCAGGATTTTTCTATCCAGGAGGTTAGCGAAATGCTCGGAATAAAGACTTCAACTGTGAAATCCCATCTGCGACGAGCAAGGCATGCATTAAAGGAAAAGTTGTTGGAAAGTCAAATCATAGGGGTGAATGTGTAA
- a CDS encoding ATP-dependent DNA helicase, protein MTNKLPFTITKNDTFFDLLGDYIGDVFYDILPEKGYELRDEQIYMAFQVEQAFKNKGIVFAEAGVGTGKTFVYLIYAILYARYMGKPAIVSCSDETLIEQLVKEGGDIEKLEKALGLKVDVRLAKAREQYVCVKKLDDLSNTSSDKEILDVHDQLPDFIFDEGISLNAFTRYGDRKEYPWVTNEQWSSMAWDPLQQCSTCSWRHRCGQTLNRDYYRHAGDLIICSHDFYMEHVWTKESRKREGQMPLLPEASTVIFDEGHLLEFAAQKGLTYRFNSQTLTTVLTGYMHQDVREESLYLIEDIIELHDAWFDLLADNSTAVEGSNRKEVAMLPEIRKTAEVLEKKVTDLMDQLVFDAEMFLIDEYHLKIMEEYLEFFAYGLSIFLKNDEGIFWLEENEVQTSLVIMPRLVEDILKKEVFSQNIPFVFSSATLSQAGDFSYIAKNLGIEKYSSFTVASPFDYEEQMKLVAHIEDEEMVKWAQIGDDLRSSNGSSLVLFSSMQEMERFRAWSEKQEWSFPILFEGDREISETVKGFQNDIETVLCSYSLWEGLDVPGKSLVQVIISSLPFPPHDPVFQAKRKHADHPAAEVDIPYMLLRLRQGMGRLIRSNQDSGTVHLWLTQNQKAEYYEELKGVLPVQAIQWK, encoded by the coding sequence ATGACAAATAAACTTCCATTTACCATTACCAAAAATGACACGTTCTTTGATTTATTAGGGGATTATATTGGTGATGTCTTTTACGATATATTGCCTGAAAAAGGCTATGAGCTACGTGATGAACAAATTTATATGGCCTTCCAAGTGGAGCAGGCCTTCAAGAATAAAGGAATCGTTTTTGCCGAAGCAGGTGTGGGAACCGGTAAGACTTTTGTCTATCTGATTTATGCGATTCTGTATGCGCGCTATATGGGAAAGCCTGCAATAGTATCTTGCTCGGATGAAACATTGATTGAACAGCTGGTAAAAGAGGGCGGAGATATCGAAAAGCTCGAAAAGGCATTGGGATTGAAGGTCGACGTCCGCCTGGCGAAAGCAAGAGAACAGTATGTTTGTGTGAAGAAGCTTGATGACCTGTCAAACACATCGAGCGATAAAGAAATCCTTGATGTCCATGACCAGCTGCCGGATTTCATCTTTGATGAAGGAATTTCATTAAATGCGTTCACTCGCTATGGAGACCGAAAGGAATACCCGTGGGTCACGAATGAACAATGGTCCTCAATGGCCTGGGACCCTCTTCAGCAATGCTCAACATGCAGCTGGCGCCATCGATGCGGCCAGACTCTGAACCGTGATTACTATCGTCATGCCGGCGATTTGATTATTTGCTCCCATGACTTTTATATGGAGCATGTCTGGACGAAAGAATCCCGAAAACGAGAAGGGCAAATGCCATTGCTCCCAGAAGCAAGTACCGTGATTTTTGATGAGGGTCACTTGCTTGAGTTCGCAGCGCAAAAGGGATTAACATACAGGTTCAACTCACAAACTTTGACAACTGTCCTGACCGGATATATGCACCAGGACGTCCGAGAGGAATCTCTTTATTTAATTGAGGATATAATAGAGCTTCATGATGCCTGGTTTGACCTTTTGGCCGATAACTCTACAGCCGTTGAAGGTTCAAATCGGAAAGAAGTTGCAATGCTTCCTGAAATCAGGAAAACAGCAGAAGTGCTGGAGAAAAAGGTTACCGATTTAATGGACCAACTAGTCTTTGACGCAGAAATGTTCCTGATTGACGAATACCATTTGAAAATCATGGAAGAATATCTCGAATTTTTTGCATATGGTCTTTCAATTTTCTTGAAGAATGATGAAGGAATTTTCTGGCTTGAAGAGAATGAAGTACAAACTTCACTTGTCATCATGCCACGTCTAGTTGAGGATATATTGAAAAAAGAAGTGTTTTCCCAAAACATCCCGTTTGTGTTTTCTTCAGCTACCTTGTCTCAAGCTGGAGATTTCAGCTATATAGCGAAAAACCTAGGGATCGAGAAATACTCCTCGTTTACTGTAGCGTCCCCATTTGATTATGAAGAGCAAATGAAATTGGTGGCACACATTGAGGATGAAGAAATGGTTAAATGGGCCCAAATAGGGGATGACCTTAGAAGCAGTAATGGCAGCTCGCTTGTTCTGTTCTCTTCTATGCAGGAAATGGAACGATTCCGAGCATGGAGTGAAAAACAAGAATGGAGTTTTCCTATCCTGTTTGAAGGAGACCGTGAAATCAGTGAAACCGTAAAGGGATTCCAGAATGATATCGAAACTGTCCTATGTTCCTACAGTTTATGGGAAGGTTTGGACGTACCTGGAAAGTCACTGGTTCAAGTCATCATCTCGTCATTGCCGTTCCCGCCGCATGACCCTGTATTCCAGGCGAAACGAAAGCATGCGGACCATCCAGCTGCTGAAGTGGATATACCTTATATGCTGCTTCGACTAAGACAGGGAATGGGCCGTTTGATAAGAAGCAACCAGGATAGCGGGACAGTGCATTTATGGCTTACCCAAAATCAAAAAGCTGAGTACTATGAAGAGTTAAAAGGTGTTCTGCCTGTTCAAGCTATTCAGTGGAAATAG
- a CDS encoding YneB family resolvase-like protein, protein MKAIIYCRVSTTKETQETSLARQEEELLRLASNYGFEVASIIKEQASGYDLEREGILELLELIKDKKIGALLIQDETRLGRGNAKVAILHCILKDNVKLYSVSHSGELQLSDSDSMVLQIVSMVEEYQRKIHNIKIKRGMKRAIEHGYKPQRNLKNQGEHSGRDRKEMPIEEIVKLRNNGLTFAEIAATLRGFGYNVSKATVNRRYLEYIEQEE, encoded by the coding sequence ATGAAAGCAATTATTTATTGCCGCGTAAGTACAACGAAGGAAACACAGGAAACTTCGCTGGCCAGGCAGGAAGAAGAGTTGCTGCGTCTGGCAAGCAATTATGGTTTTGAAGTAGCTTCTATTATTAAAGAACAAGCGAGTGGTTACGACCTTGAAAGGGAAGGGATCCTTGAACTGCTGGAATTGATCAAGGACAAGAAGATTGGAGCCCTGCTCATCCAGGATGAAACGAGACTTGGTAGAGGCAATGCCAAGGTCGCGATTCTTCATTGTATCCTAAAAGATAATGTGAAATTATACAGTGTCTCCCACAGTGGAGAGCTCCAGCTTTCTGATTCAGATTCCATGGTGCTCCAAATTGTCAGTATGGTGGAAGAGTATCAGAGGAAAATTCATAATATTAAGATCAAGCGTGGTATGAAACGAGCGATTGAGCATGGATACAAGCCACAGCGTAATCTGAAAAATCAAGGTGAGCATTCCGGTCGGGACCGGAAAGAGATGCCGATTGAGGAAATCGTCAAGCTGAGGAATAATGGATTGACCTTTGCTGAAATAGCTGCAACACTAAGGGGTTTTGGGTATAACGTATCCAAAGCAACGGTAAACCGGAGATATCTTGAGTACATAGAGCAAGAAGAATAA
- the lexA gene encoding transcriptional repressor LexA, which translates to MTKLSKRQQDIFEFIKGEVKKKGYPPSVREIGEAVGLASSSTVHGHLARLESKGLIRRDPTKPRAIEILEIEDESRIPKYNVVNVPVVGKVTAGMPITAIENVEEYFPLPDRLVPHDEQVFMLEIMGDSMIEAGILDGDYVIVKQQKTANNGDIVVAMTEDDEATVKRFFKEKDYFRLQPENSTMDPIILRNVSILGKVIGVYRHMH; encoded by the coding sequence ATGACAAAGTTATCTAAGCGGCAACAAGATATATTTGAATTCATAAAAGGCGAAGTCAAGAAAAAAGGGTATCCACCATCCGTACGCGAAATAGGCGAAGCTGTCGGACTTGCTTCAAGCTCCACTGTGCATGGACACCTTGCAAGGCTTGAGAGCAAAGGCTTGATTCGACGCGATCCCACCAAGCCGCGTGCAATAGAAATTCTGGAAATAGAAGATGAAAGCCGCATCCCTAAATATAATGTGGTGAATGTACCTGTTGTTGGTAAAGTAACAGCCGGTATGCCGATTACGGCCATTGAAAATGTAGAAGAGTACTTCCCTCTTCCAGACCGCCTTGTTCCACATGATGAGCAGGTTTTCATGCTGGAAATCATGGGTGACAGTATGATTGAAGCAGGCATCCTCGATGGCGACTATGTAATTGTTAAACAGCAAAAAACGGCTAATAACGGAGACATTGTTGTAGCGATGACAGAAGATGATGAAGCAACAGTTAAGCGTTTCTTCAAGGAAAAGGATTATTTCAGGCTACAGCCGGAAAACTCTACTATGGATCCAATCATCCTTCGTAACGTATCCATACTTGGTAAAGTCATCGGTGTATACCGGCATATGCATTAA
- a CDS encoding GNAT family N-acetyltransferase has protein sequence MEIRLANNGDIDQLIKMRWDFTLEDYPEMGDGVEYSSFEKECRGFLETAMDSRQWFIWIGEINGEIVSHIYIELINKVPRPGRVTNPFAYMTNVFTVPEYRGKGTGSKLLSLVNEWAEEKKFEFIIVWPSDASVEFYGRNGYTLCKEPMEKHF, from the coding sequence ATGGAAATTCGATTAGCCAATAATGGGGATATTGATCAGTTAATAAAGATGAGATGGGACTTTACGCTCGAAGATTACCCTGAAATGGGGGACGGAGTGGAATATAGTTCCTTTGAAAAAGAATGCAGAGGGTTCCTGGAAACTGCGATGGACAGTCGGCAATGGTTTATTTGGATTGGGGAGATAAATGGGGAAATCGTTTCCCATATTTACATTGAATTGATCAATAAGGTTCCTCGCCCAGGCAGGGTTACAAATCCGTTTGCATATATGACCAATGTATTTACTGTTCCCGAATACAGAGGAAAAGGGACTGGCAGCAAGTTGCTATCACTAGTAAATGAATGGGCTGAAGAAAAGAAATTCGAATTCATCATCGTTTGGCCCAGCGATGCAAGTGTGGAATTTTACGGAAGAAACGGCTACACCCTTTGTAAAGAGCCAATGGAAAAGCATTTTTAA
- a CDS encoding GNAT family N-acetyltransferase, with protein MKSDNYIIRPENTSDLSGIREINLLAFDKGENEARLVELIRGSEQFIPELSLVAVNRDGEIIGHILFSIINLVTAQGTVPTLGLAPMAVKPDYQNSGIGSALVTEGLRVCKALGYKHVFVLGHPDFYPRFGFSPASQFDIAPPFPVPDEVFMALELEICSLADIPGKIEYPPAFSAVS; from the coding sequence ATGAAAAGCGATAATTATATCATTCGCCCGGAAAATACTAGCGATTTATCAGGAATTAGGGAAATAAATCTATTGGCTTTTGATAAAGGAGAAAATGAAGCCCGTTTGGTTGAACTTATTAGGGGGTCTGAACAATTCATCCCTGAATTAAGCCTGGTAGCAGTTAATCGTGACGGCGAAATCATCGGACATATCCTTTTTAGTATCATCAACCTTGTTACCGCGCAAGGTACTGTCCCTACTTTAGGTCTTGCTCCAATGGCAGTGAAGCCTGACTATCAAAATAGCGGAATTGGGTCAGCCCTCGTAACTGAAGGCTTAAGAGTGTGCAAAGCTTTGGGATATAAACATGTTTTCGTTCTTGGACACCCTGATTTTTACCCTCGCTTTGGCTTTTCTCCAGCCAGCCAATTTGACATAGCACCTCCTTTCCCTGTGCCAGATGAGGTTTTTATGGCTTTGGAATTAGAAATATGTTCCTTAGCTGATATTCCTGGAAAAATTGAATACCCTCCAGCATTTAGTGCAGTATCTTGA
- the tkt gene encoding transketolase, with the protein MFKEIDMLSIDSIRTLSIDAIEKANSGHPGMPMGAAPMAYTLWTRYMNINPKNPEWFNRDRFVLSAGHGSMLLYSLLHLAGYDLTMDDIKQFRQWGSKTPGHPEFGHTAGVDATTGPLGQGIAMAVGMAMAERHLAAVYNKENYNLVDHYTYSICGDGDLMEGVSAEAASLAAHLKLGRMIVLYDSNDISLDGDLDKSFSESVEGRFKSYGWQYIRVEDGNNLEEIAKAIEEAKTDEDRPTMIEVKTIIGYGSPNLSGKSDVHGAPLGADELKLTKEAYKWTFEEDFHVPGEVYDHFKQQIADKGEQTEQAWNELFEKYKSEYPELGAQLEKAMKGELVEGWDKDIPVYEEGKSLASRASSGEALNEIAKNLPYLIGGSADLAGSNKTMIKGSGDFFPGSFEGRNIWFGVREFAMGAAMNGMALHGGVKVFGGTFFVFSDYLKPAIRLAALMGLPVTYVFTHDSIAVGEDGPTHEPVEQLAGLRAMPNLSVIRPADGNETAAAWKLSIESSKTPTALVLTRQNLPTIKNTDKNAYEGVSKGAYVISPAGKENADALLLAAGSEVGLAVKAQEALASEGIEVAVVSMPSWDRFEQQSKEYKESVIPKSVKKRLGIEMGSSLGWHRYVGDEGEVLAIDTFGASAPGEKILEEYGFSVNNVVARVKALIEQN; encoded by the coding sequence ATGTTTAAAGAAATTGATATGCTTTCAATTGATTCCATTCGTACCTTATCAATTGATGCAATTGAAAAGGCAAATTCCGGCCACCCAGGCATGCCGATGGGGGCAGCTCCAATGGCTTACACATTGTGGACTCGTTACATGAATATCAACCCTAAGAACCCAGAATGGTTTAACCGTGACCGTTTTGTATTGTCTGCTGGACATGGTTCAATGTTGCTATACAGCTTGCTGCACCTTGCAGGTTATGATTTAACAATGGATGATATTAAACAGTTCCGCCAGTGGGGAAGTAAGACTCCAGGACACCCTGAGTTTGGCCACACTGCTGGTGTAGACGCAACAACTGGACCGCTTGGCCAGGGAATTGCCATGGCAGTCGGTATGGCAATGGCTGAACGTCACCTTGCTGCTGTCTACAACAAGGAAAATTATAACCTCGTTGATCACTATACATACAGCATTTGCGGTGATGGCGATCTAATGGAGGGTGTATCTGCTGAAGCGGCATCACTGGCAGCCCACCTGAAGCTTGGCAGAATGATCGTTCTTTATGATTCAAATGATATTTCTTTGGATGGCGATCTCGATAAGTCATTCTCCGAAAGTGTTGAAGGACGCTTCAAGTCATATGGCTGGCAATACATTCGCGTCGAAGACGGCAACAACCTTGAAGAAATCGCAAAAGCAATTGAAGAAGCGAAAACGGATGAAGACCGTCCAACAATGATTGAAGTCAAGACGATCATCGGATATGGTTCACCTAACCTTTCTGGTAAATCAGATGTTCACGGTGCTCCACTTGGTGCTGATGAATTGAAGCTTACTAAGGAAGCTTATAAGTGGACTTTTGAAGAAGACTTCCATGTGCCAGGAGAAGTTTATGATCACTTCAAACAGCAAATCGCTGACAAAGGTGAACAAACAGAACAGGCTTGGAACGAGCTGTTTGAAAAATATAAGAGTGAATATCCTGAGCTAGGAGCCCAGCTTGAAAAAGCCATGAAGGGTGAATTAGTTGAAGGATGGGATAAAGACATCCCTGTATACGAAGAAGGAAAGAGCCTTGCGAGCCGTGCTTCATCTGGAGAAGCACTTAATGAAATCGCCAAAAACCTTCCTTACTTGATTGGTGGATCGGCTGACCTTGCAGGCTCAAACAAAACCATGATCAAGGGGTCAGGTGACTTCTTCCCGGGTTCATTTGAAGGCCGCAACATTTGGTTCGGTGTTCGTGAATTCGCTATGGGTGCTGCGATGAACGGTATGGCGCTTCACGGTGGAGTAAAGGTATTTGGTGGAACATTCTTCGTGTTCTCCGACTACTTAAAGCCAGCAATCAGACTTGCTGCACTAATGGGCTTGCCTGTAACATACGTATTCACACACGATAGCATTGCAGTAGGGGAAGATGGTCCTACACACGAACCAGTTGAGCAGCTTGCGGGACTTCGCGCTATGCCGAACCTGTCAGTTATCCGTCCTGCAGATGGAAACGAAACAGCGGCAGCATGGAAGCTTTCAATTGAATCATCTAAGACGCCTACAGCTCTTGTGTTGACTCGCCAAAATCTGCCGACAATCAAAAATACTGATAAGAACGCGTACGAAGGCGTATCTAAAGGTGCTTACGTTATTTCTCCAGCTGGAAAAGAAAATGCAGATGCATTGCTTCTTGCAGCAGGTTCAGAAGTCGGCCTTGCAGTGAAAGCACAAGAGGCTCTAGCATCTGAAGGCATCGAAGTTGCAGTTGTGAGCATGCCTTCATGGGATCGCTTTGAACAGCAGTCTAAGGAATATAAAGAAAGTGTTATTCCTAAGTCTGTCAAGAAGCGCTTAGGAATCGAAATGGGCTCTTCACTTGGCTGGCACCGTTATGTTGGTGACGAGGGTGAAGTACTTGCGATCGATACATTTGGTGCATCAGCTCCAGGAGAAAAGATTTTGGAAGAGTACGGTTTCTCCGTTAACAATGTAGTCGCTCGCGTAAAAGCATTGATTGAGCAAAACTAA
- a CDS encoding DUF2332 domain-containing protein, producing the protein MSNDLSMKFRRFAIHECRESSPLYEFLSLKIAEDAEMIELISSAKKGQPVPNLFFGAVHYLLLKGKKHTLRKFYPNITNNPEKAASAYPAFVDFCQKYSGEIIDLLTSKIVQTNEVRRCSYLYPVFSHIFQMTKKPLALIEIGTSAGLQLFVEKYSYFYGTGEVYGNPNSEVHLTSVIKGGKMPLRQMKQPEVATRFGIDLHINDVRNTEDYTWLKALIWPEHHERRELFEKAASYVSNQTLSLIEGDGVEMLHSLASEIPEEQVICVFHTHVANQMSVETKEKLLEQIKEIGEQRPIFHIYNNIFDARLHLDYYLEGKESLNTIGDTEGHGRWFRLDL; encoded by the coding sequence ATGTCTAATGATCTATCTATGAAATTTAGAAGATTTGCGATTCATGAATGCAGGGAATCAAGTCCGTTATATGAATTTCTTTCTTTGAAAATAGCTGAAGATGCAGAGATGATCGAATTGATATCTTCAGCCAAGAAGGGTCAACCTGTGCCCAATTTGTTTTTCGGTGCTGTTCACTATTTATTATTGAAAGGGAAAAAGCACACACTAAGAAAATTTTATCCAAACATAACTAATAATCCAGAGAAAGCTGCAAGTGCATATCCAGCTTTCGTGGATTTCTGCCAGAAATATTCTGGTGAAATTATTGATTTGTTAACAAGTAAAATCGTGCAGACTAACGAGGTCAGAAGGTGTTCATATCTTTATCCTGTATTCAGTCACATTTTTCAAATGACTAAAAAACCATTGGCTTTAATCGAAATCGGAACTAGTGCAGGCTTGCAACTATTCGTTGAAAAATACAGTTATTTTTATGGAACTGGAGAGGTTTATGGAAATCCCAATTCGGAAGTTCATCTTACCTCAGTAATTAAAGGGGGAAAGATGCCATTGCGACAAATGAAGCAGCCAGAAGTAGCAACAAGATTCGGAATCGACCTGCATATAAATGATGTTAGAAATACAGAGGACTATACATGGCTAAAGGCATTAATCTGGCCTGAACACCATGAAAGACGGGAGTTATTTGAAAAAGCGGCAAGCTATGTAAGCAATCAAACATTAAGTTTAATAGAGGGGGATGGAGTCGAAATGCTCCACTCCCTGGCAAGCGAAATCCCAGAAGAACAAGTGATCTGTGTATTTCATACCCATGTTGCCAATCAAATGTCCGTCGAAACAAAGGAGAAGCTTTTGGAGCAAATAAAAGAAATTGGTGAACAAAGGCCGATTTTTCATATATACAATAATATTTTTGATGCAAGACTCCACCTTGATTATTATCTCGAGGGAAAAGAAAGCTTGAACACAATCGGTGATACCGAGGGGCATGGCCGGTGGTTCAGGTTGGATTTATAA
- a CDS encoding DUF896 domain-containing protein: MLSSDKIARINELARKAKSSKLTEEEAKEQTKLRAEYLQSFRSSMLNTLKGVTIVDPEGNDVTPEKLKEEKTKNKLH, encoded by the coding sequence ATGCTATCAAGTGATAAAATTGCTAGAATTAATGAACTGGCAAGGAAAGCAAAATCATCTAAGTTGACCGAAGAAGAAGCAAAGGAACAGACGAAGCTACGCGCGGAATATCTACAGTCTTTCCGGTCTTCTATGCTTAATACACTTAAAGGTGTTACCATTGTGGATCCTGAAGGCAACGATGTTACGCCTGAAAAGCTTAAGGAAGAAAAAACGAAGAATAAGCTTCATTAA
- a CDS encoding ester cyclase, with product MISEDKRLLAERWFGEYFTQGNLGVIKELTTEDFVYHSRNGENSRESMVEFMKWYRSVFYDDEWVLEDLIEQGNKLVVRYTGWMTYKGGWFDIPSENQRVRETGIMIFLFDGSKVKEMWCENSDAAILYDLGALKKNTHEVF from the coding sequence ATGATTAGCGAGGATAAGAGATTACTAGCTGAAAGATGGTTCGGTGAATATTTTACACAGGGGAATCTCGGTGTGATTAAAGAACTGACGACAGAGGACTTTGTATATCATTCGAGAAATGGAGAAAACAGCCGCGAATCGATGGTTGAATTCATGAAGTGGTACCGATCCGTTTTCTATGACGATGAATGGGTGCTGGAGGATTTGATTGAACAGGGCAATAAACTAGTAGTACGTTACACCGGCTGGATGACATATAAAGGAGGCTGGTTTGATATCCCGTCAGAAAATCAACGTGTAAGAGAGACGGGAATCATGATTTTTCTATTCGATGGCAGCAAAGTGAAAGAAATGTGGTGTGAGAATAGTGATGCTGCGATTCTTTATGATTTGGGTGCTTTGAAGAAAAATACTCATGAAGTTTTTTAG
- a CDS encoding CBO0543 family protein, translating into MHFIYNGLFLIAGIIWGDWKRWRDYYPTILYYFIGDLLNFALLYNFSMWTYQETILGEEILRNHTIISLMIMVIVYPSTILIYLGRFPQTRWKKLAWVSFWAFLYTFVEFINEKYLNLINHHHGWNIGWSLLFNFVMFSLLRIHFKNPFLAWGLSIPWVIYLLNAFNVPIERMK; encoded by the coding sequence ATGCATTTTATTTATAATGGCTTGTTTCTTATTGCGGGAATTATATGGGGTGATTGGAAGCGGTGGCGTGATTATTATCCTACGATCCTTTATTATTTTATCGGAGATTTATTAAATTTTGCTTTACTTTACAATTTCTCCATGTGGACCTATCAAGAGACAATTTTGGGTGAGGAAATCCTTAGGAATCATACAATCATTTCCCTTATGATCATGGTTATTGTGTATCCTTCAACCATCCTGATATACCTCGGCAGATTTCCACAAACGAGGTGGAAGAAGCTAGCGTGGGTTTCCTTTTGGGCATTCCTTTATACATTCGTTGAGTTCATCAATGAAAAGTATTTAAATTTAATAAATCATCACCATGGCTGGAACATAGGTTGGTCCCTTTTGTTCAACTTCGTTATGTTTTCATTGCTGAGAATTCATTTCAAAAATCCTTTTTTAGCATGGGGCTTGTCAATACCGTGGGTAATCTATTTACTGAACGCCTTTAATGTTCCGATTGAAAGGATGAAATAA
- a CDS encoding VOC family protein: MIIGIVPYLVTNGNGQEAVEFYKNAFGAEVISLQTFGEMPPNPEYPLPEEAKDRVLNAQLKIGNASLMLSDTFPGHPYQLGSQVTIAILVNDVAEAKEIFEKLQVDGKVTMPMQETFWSPAYGQVTDKFGVGWQLSTESEK; encoded by the coding sequence ATGATAATAGGGATTGTTCCTTATCTAGTAACAAATGGAAATGGCCAGGAGGCAGTGGAGTTTTATAAAAACGCATTTGGTGCAGAGGTCATCAGTTTGCAAACATTTGGGGAGATGCCTCCCAATCCAGAGTATCCGCTACCTGAAGAAGCAAAAGATCGGGTCCTTAATGCTCAATTAAAAATTGGCAACGCCAGTTTAATGTTATCGGATACTTTTCCTGGCCATCCATATCAGCTTGGATCCCAGGTAACAATCGCAATTTTGGTAAATGATGTAGCAGAAGCAAAAGAAATTTTTGAAAAGCTGCAGGTGGATGGAAAGGTTACAATGCCTATGCAGGAAACCTTCTGGAGCCCTGCTTATGGCCAGGTAACTGATAAATTTGGCGTGGGGTGGCAACTGTCAACAGAGAGTGAAAAATAA
- the yneA gene encoding cell division suppressor protein YneA, with product MKKLWENYSYAMILLAVSLIFSFVAKAHLNNEDAYITVTIEEGQSLWEIAETFASEHNLSENEFVSWVEKENGIIGEMVFPGDELVIPVIAEQVEPTQIAGAER from the coding sequence ATGAAAAAACTATGGGAAAACTATTCATATGCAATGATTCTGCTTGCTGTCAGCTTAATCTTTTCATTCGTAGCAAAAGCTCATTTAAATAACGAAGATGCATACATAACTGTTACTATAGAAGAAGGACAATCACTATGGGAGATTGCTGAAACATTTGCCAGTGAACATAATCTTTCTGAAAATGAATTCGTTAGCTGGGTAGAAAAGGAAAACGGAATTATTGGGGAAATGGTATTTCCGGGAGATGAGCTGGTAATCCCTGTTATAGCGGAACAGGTTGAACCTACTCAGATCGCGGGAGCGGAAAGATAG
- a CDS encoding DUF402 domain-containing protein, with translation MNDLKLKRKYGDRADWLRVVQREFIQDFFDEEGFKGYVTLLMVIKITEPLYVLYRDKRVCIVDEGYTWLQHFPEGARHSVTTMFNSKGEVVQWYIDICLQNGIDNGRPWMDDLFLDIIILPTGEVFNKDTEELELALSSGIIAEEQFNIAISEADTIKKQIEANEFDLLHLTKIHKERLELQMSSRQF, from the coding sequence ATGAATGATCTTAAGTTAAAAAGAAAATATGGTGACCGGGCAGACTGGCTTCGTGTGGTTCAAAGAGAATTCATTCAGGATTTCTTTGATGAAGAAGGATTTAAAGGTTACGTTACCTTATTAATGGTGATCAAAATAACTGAACCCTTATATGTCCTATATAGGGATAAAAGGGTCTGTATAGTCGACGAAGGCTATACCTGGCTGCAGCATTTTCCAGAAGGAGCACGTCATTCGGTTACTACCATGTTTAATTCTAAAGGGGAAGTTGTGCAATGGTATATCGACATTTGCCTTCAAAATGGGATTGATAATGGCCGCCCGTGGATGGATGATCTATTTTTGGACATTATTATACTTCCTACTGGCGAAGTCTTTAATAAGGATACCGAGGAACTAGAGTTGGCATTATCCTCTGGCATTATTGCTGAGGAACAATTTAATATCGCAATCTCTGAGGCTGATACTATAAAGAAACAGATTGAGGCGAATGAATTTGACCTGCTGCATTTAACTAAGATACATAAAGAGCGTTTGGAACTACAAATGAGCAGTCGACAATTTTGA